TGAAGTATCGTAGCAGAACAGAGATTGTTGAGATGATACTGCAAGCTACAAGGAGCGGTGCAACCAAAACGAAAATAATGTATCGGGCATATCTGTCGTACACCCAAGTCAAAGAGTACCTGTCGTTTCTATTGGAAAACGACCTCATAAAATATGAGGAAGGCTCTCAGATATACCGAATCACGGAAAAGGGGCTGCACTTCTTGCAAGTATATGGGGAGATAAGCGACCTAGTCACTCCAAAACCGTCCAGC
The sequence above is drawn from the Candidatus Nitrosotenuis cloacae genome and encodes:
- a CDS encoding DUF4364 family protein, whose amino-acid sequence is MKYRSRTEIVEMILQATRSGATKTKIMYRAYLSYTQVKEYLSFLLENDLIKYEEGSQIYRITEKGLHFLQVYGEISDLVTPKPSSKKSF